A genomic stretch from Theobroma cacao cultivar B97-61/B2 chromosome 4, Criollo_cocoa_genome_V2, whole genome shotgun sequence includes:
- the LOC18600782 gene encoding shaggy-related protein kinase epsilon, with amino-acid sequence MASTGMAATSAVGKPTGNTTLVDKLPEEINEMKIKDEKVEKEMEATVVDGNGTETGHIIVTTIGGRNGEPKQTISYMAERVVGQGSFGIVFQAKCLESGETVAIKKVLQDKRYKNRELQTMRLLDHPNVVSLKHCFFSTTDKDELYLNLVLEYVPETVYRVAKHYSRANQRMPLIYVKLYTYQICRALAYIHGGVGVCHRDIKPQNLLVNPHTHQVKLCDFGSAKVLVKGEPNISYICSRYYRAPELIFGATEYTTAIDIWSVGCVLAELLLGQPLFPGESGVDQLVEIIKVLGTPTREEIKCMNPNYTEFKFPQIKAHPWHKIFHKRMPPEAVDLVSRLLQYSPNLRCTALEACIHPFFDELRDPNAHLPNGRPLPPLFNFKPQELKGVSLELLAKLIPEHARKQCPFLGF; translated from the exons ATGGCTTCAACTGGTATGGCCGCCACTTCAGCGGTTGGAAAGCCTACAGGTAATACTACATTAGTCGACAAACTCCCAGAGGAGATCAATGAAATGAAGATTAAGGATGAGAAAGTTGAAAAG GAAATGGAAGCAACAGTGGTAGATGGAAATGGAACTGAAACAGGACATATTATAGTTACTACTATTGGTGGTAGAAATGGTGAACCCAAGCAg ACCATAAGTTATATGGCTGAGCGTGTTGTTGGTCAGGGATCTTTTGGAATTGTATTTCAG GCTAAGTGTCTAGAAAGTGGAGAAACTGTAGCAATCAAGAAGGTTTTACAGGACAAGAGATATAAAAACCGCGAGTTGCAAACAATGCGCCTACTTGATCATCCCAATGTTGTGTCACTCAAGCACTGTTTCTTTTCAACGACTGATAAGGATGAGCTCTATCTTAATTTGGTGCTTGAATATGTTCCTGAGACTGTATATCGTGTAGCAAAGCACTATAGTAGAGCAAATCAGCGAATGCCACTAATATATGTCAAACTCTACACATACCAG ATTTGTAGAGCTTTGGCATATATCCATGGGGGTGTAGGTGTATGCCACAGGGATATTAAACCGCAGAATCTTCTG GTTAATCCCCATACTCATCAGGTCAAGCTTTGTGATTTTGGAAGTGCAAAAGTTCTG GTCAAAGGCGAGCCAAATATATCATATATCTGTTCTCGTTACTATCGAGCACCTGAACTCATATTTGGGGCAACAGAGTACACAACTGCAATTGACATATGGTCTGTTGGTTGTGTCCTTGCTGAATTGCTTCTTGGACAG CCTCTCTTTCCAGGTGAGAGTGGAGTTGACCAGCTTGTTGAGATTATTAAG GTACTTGGGACTCCAACTCGAGAGGAGATAAAATGCATGAATCCAAACTATACAGAGTTCAAATTCCCTCAAATCAAGGCTCATCCTTGGCATAAA ATATTCCACAAGCGCATGCCTCCAGAAGCGGTTGATCTCGTCTCAAGACTTCTCCAATATTCTCCAAATCTGAGGTGCACTGCA TTAGAGGCCTGTATCCATCCATTTTTTGATGAACTTCGCGATCCTAATGCTCACCTTCCTAATGGGCGCCCCTTGCCTCCACTGTTCAACTTTAAACCTCAAG AGCTGAAAGGAGTGAGTTTGGAGCTTCTGGCCAAGCTAATACCAGAACATGCTCGAAAGCAATGCCCCTTCCTTGGCTTCTAA
- the LOC18600781 gene encoding polygalacturonase At1g48100 produces MKMCRVKLTNNVALFVLIGLLFLSSSFEVCSAREGKHWGSNKASSRRQMAARPRAGSSATFNVLDYGARGDGRTDDTKAFGAAWAAACKVEASTVMVPSGSVFLVGPISFSGPNCQPNIIFQLDGKIIAPTSSGAWGSGQLQWIEFTKLKGITIRGKGTIDGQGSVWWNDSPTFDPTAEDGMISAELGGKMRGTKPTALRFYGSDGVIVTGITIQNSAQTHLKFDACTSVQVSGFSASSPGNSPNTDGIHLQNSQHVVISSTTLACGDDCVSIQAGCSNIYIHDVNCGPGHGISIGGLGRDNSKACVSNITVRDVTMQNTLTGVRIKTWQGGSGAVQQVMFSNIQVSEVETAIMIDQFYCDKGSCKNQSSAVAVSGINYVNIRGTYTVQPVHFACSDSLPCSGVTLSTIELKSVQENHRLGGPFCWETYGELKTATEPPINCLEIGKPSKAGTHSNFESC; encoded by the exons ATGAAGATGTGTAGGGTTAAGCTGACAAACAATGTTGCATTGTTTGTACTTATTGGCTTGTTATTTCTGTCTTCAAGCTTTGAAGTCTGCAGTGCTAGGGAAGGCAAGCACTGGGGGTCGAACAAAGCTAGTTCTCGCCGTCAAATGGCGGCACGACCACGAGCAGGAAGCTCTGCCACCTTTAATGTGTTAGACTATGGTGCCAGAGGTGATGGACGCACAGATGACACCAAG GCATTCGGAGCAGCATGGGCTGCAGCTTGTAAAGTAGAGGCATCAACAGTGATGGTTCCATCTGGGTCAGTGTTCCTTGTTGGACCCATTTCCTTCTCGGGCCCCAATTGTCAGCCCAACATCATATTTCAA TTGGATGGCAAGATCATAGCTCCTACAAGTTCTGGTGCTTGGGGATCAGGTCAGTTGCAATGGATTGAATTTACGAAACTGAAGGGGATTACAATCAGAGGCAAAGGAACTATTGATGGACAAGGTTCTGTCTGGTGGAACGACTCACCCACCTTTGATCCTACAGCTGAAGATGGCATG ATAAGTGCTGAGCTGGGGGGAAAGATGCGAGGCACCAAACCAACA GCTTTAAGATTCTATGGAAGTGATGGTGTAATAGTGACTGGCATAACTATACAGAACAGCGCTCAGACCCACCTCAAATTTGATGCTTGCACAAGCGTTCAGGTTTCTGGCTTCAGTGCATCATCACCTGGTAACAGCCCCAACACAGATGGAATTCACCTGCAGAACTCCCAACATGTGGTCATCTCCAGCACTACTCTTGCTTGTG GAGATGATTGCGTATCGATACAAGCCGGATgctcaaatatatatatccatgATGTGAACTGTGGACCTGGACATGGAATCAGCATCGGAGGACTTGGAAGGGACAATAGCAAAGCGTGTGTGTCAAACATCACTGTTCGAGATGTCACTATGCAGAACACATTAACTGGAGTCAGAATTAAGACATGGCAG gGAGGCTCAGGCGCTGTGCAACAAGTGATGTTCTCGAACATTCAAGTTTCAGAAGTTGAAACTGCAATCATGATTGACCAATTCTACTGTGACAAGGGCAGCTGCAAGAATCAATCTTCAGCTGTGGCTGTGTCAGGCATAAACTACGTGAACATAAGAGGAACCTATACCGTGCAACCTGTACACTTTGCATGCAGCGATAGCCTGCCATGCAGTGGAGTGACTCTAAGCACCATTGAGCTAAAATCAGTTCAAGAAAATCACCGTCTGGGTGGACCTTTCTGTTGGGAGACGTACGGAGAGCTCAAAACTGCCACAGAACCTCCAATTAATTGTTTGGAGATTGGGAAACCATCAAAAGCAGGAACTCATTCTAATTTTGAATCATGCTGA
- the LOC18600778 gene encoding ADP-ribosylation factor, whose protein sequence is MGLTFTKLFSRLFAKKEMRILMVGLDAAGKTTILYKLKLGEIVTTIPTIGFNVETVEYKNISFTVWDVGGQDKIRPLWRHYFQNTQGLIFVVDSNDRDRVVEARDELHRMLNEDELRDAVLLVFANKQDLPNAMNAAEITDKLGLHSLRQRHWYIQSTCATSGEGLYEGLEWLSNNIASKA, encoded by the exons ATGGGGCTGACATTTACGAAGCTCTTTAGCCGGCTTTTTGCCAAGAAGGAGATGCGTATTTTGATGGTGGGTCTTGATGCTGCTGGTAAAACCACTATTCTGTACAAGCTCAAGCTCGGTGAAATCGTCACCACAATCCCGACCATCG GGTTCAATGTTGAGACAGTGGAATACAAGAATATCAGCTTCACTGTTTGGGATGTTGGGGGTCAGGACAAG ATCCGTCCTCTGTGGAGGCACTATTTCCAGAACACTCAGGGTCTCATTTTCGTGGTGGATAGCAATGACAGGGACCGTGTTGTTGAGGCAAGGGATGAGTTGCACAGGATGTTGAATGAG gaTGAATTGAGAGATGCTGTTTTGCTTGTATTTGCCAACAAACAAGATCTTCCCAATGCAATGAATGCTGCTGAAATAACTGATAAGCTTGGACTTCATTCTCTTCGCCAGCGCCACTG GTATATCCAGAGTACATGTGCAACTTCTGGAGAGGGCCTTTATGAGGGGCTTGAGTGGCTTTCCAACAACATTGCTAGCAAG GCATGA
- the LOC18600780 gene encoding peptide deformylase 1B, chloroplastic/mitochondrial, whose amino-acid sequence MACTSWLHLHSTSLTRVFIPIPHHPTALSTAFLHRLYRFTSPARFTSSLNQTNPQLTPVHAQAKRGFLSKDDEVASMEDLRFDSPLKIVEYPDPILRKRNKRIDTFDENLKKLVDEMFDVMYKTDGIGLSAPQVGVNVQLMVFNPVGERGEGQEIVLVNPRVNKYSKKTVLFNEGCLSFPRIYADVERPESIKIDARDVNGARFTVNLSGLRARIFQHEFDHLQGILFFDRMTGEVLDSIRAQLEALEKKYEDTTGLPSPEKVETQKRKKAAAGFGKS is encoded by the exons ATGGCTTGCACGAGTTGGCTCCACCTCCACTCTACTTCTTTAACGCGCGTTTTCATTCCCATTCCCCACCACCCAACCGCTCTCTCCACCGCCTTCCTTCACCGGCTCTACCGTTTCACTTCACCCGCGCGGTTCACCTCCTCGctaaatcaaaccaatcctCAGCTGACCCCTGTCCACGCTCAAGCCAAGCGAGGTTTCTTATCCAAAGACGATGAAGTCGCTTCCA TGGAGGATCTTCGGTTCGATTCGCCGCTAAAAATAGTGGAGTATCCCGACCCGATATTGAGGAAGAGAAATAAACGAATTGATACATTCGATGAGAATTTGAAGAAGCTTGTCGATGAAATGTTCGACGTTATGTACAA AACTGATGGCATTGGTCTCTCAGCTCCCCAAGTAGGAGTTAATGTTCAACTTATGGTGTTTAATCCGGTTGGCGAGCGAGGTGAAGGACAAGAAATCGTCCTTGTAAATCCGAGAGTTAACAAATATTCCAAGAAGACAGTGCTGTTTAACGAAGGTTGCTTATCTTTTCCAAGAATCTATGCTGATGTAGAg AGACCAGAATCCATAAAGATTGATGCACGAGATGTCAATGGTGCTAGATTTACAGTTAATTTGTCTGGGCTTCGTGCACGCATTTTCCAACATGAATTTGACCACCTTCAG GGGATTCTGTTTTTTGACAGAATGACAGGTGAAGTTCTTGACAGTATTCGCGCACAGCTAGAG GccttagaaaagaaatatgaGGATACGACTGGACTCCCCAGCCCTGAAAAGGTAGAAACccagaaaaggaagaaagctGCTGCTGGTTTTGGAAAATCATGA